CGTCGGAACCGCTGCCGTGACCCCCGCTCGGCATCGCTTGACCGAGGCGCCGACTGAAACGTCCGGCGGGGCATCAGAATTTCCATAGGGGACTTCACTGGACGGGGGCGGGGTTGTGCATCAGTATCCGATCCGACCGATCTATTCGGTAGTGACGCTGTGTCACCAGGTTGGCTCCCGAATGTCATGTCGCTGAGGTGACATCGACCCACTAGGCGGGCCGGGTAATAAACGCTGTGATGGAAACATGTCTTCCAGTCCAGTGATCGACGTCGACAGGCTGAACCTGAGCTACGGCGACTTCCATGCGGTGAAAGATCTCTCGCTTCAAGTCGAGCGCGGAGAGATCTACGCACTTCTTGGTACCAACGGTGCGGGAAAGACCTCGACTCTGGAGATCATCGAGGGGCACCGAAAGGCGTCGTCGGGCACGGTACGGGTGTTTGGCGAGAGCCCGACAAAACGCCGCGCGGTTCGATCCAGGATGGGAATCATGCTCCAGGAGAGTGGGTTCGCCTCTGATCTCACCGTCTCGGAGTCCGTACGATTGATCGGACGACTCACCGAGCGCGCGGATACGGTCGATCGGGTATTGGGCATCGTCGACCTCATCCGGAAGGCCGACACCAGGGTGTCTCAGCTGTCCGGTGGTGAGAAGCGCCGACTCGACTTCGCCACCGCCATCTATGGACGCCCGGTGCTGATCTTCCTCGACGAGCCCACCGCCGGGTTGGACATCCAGTCCCGCGACGCACTTTGGGGCGCCGTGCAGCAGCTGCGCGAGGACGGCTCCACCATCGTGCTGACCACTCACTACCTCGAAGAGGCGCAACAGTACGCCGACCGCATCGGGCTGATGCATCGCGGCAGCTTCCTTCATCAAGGAACAGTGGCCGAGCTGACCCGGACCCTGCCGGCTTTGATTCACTTCTCCGTTCCCCCCAACGCCCCGCCACCGCCGTTGCGCTCTGCCCCGGTATCCGACGGGAAGTACCTCATCGAAACCTTTGAGCTGCAGGCGGATCTCAAGCGACTGCTCGACTGGGCAGATTCCCACGCGGTCGAGCTGCATGGATTGTCGGCCGCCCCGACCCGGCTCGACGACGTCTTCCGTGCCATCAATACCGTTCCGACTCCCTCCTGAACGAAAGACAATCTCAATGCTTGCTATCGCGCACAGCGAACTGATCCAGATCTTTCGGAACCGAGCCGTCTTGGTCACCAGCCTCATCATGCCGACGGCGGCCACGGCGTTCTTCATTTATCTCCGCGGCCTGTTCGAAAAGATCGGCAGCCTCGGCTACATCGCGGCCGTAATCGTTTTCACCATCGGCGCTTTCAGCCTGTACACCGCGACGGTGACCACCCTGGCCGCGCACCGCCAGAGCTTGTTTCTCAAGCGGCTGCGCTCCACCGCGGCCGGTGACGCATCGATTTTATGCGGCCTGCTACTCCCCATCAGTGTGATCGCCTTGGTCCAG
Above is a window of Mycolicibacterium baixiangningiae DNA encoding:
- a CDS encoding ABC transporter ATP-binding protein; translated protein: MIDVDRLNLSYGDFHAVKDLSLQVERGEIYALLGTNGAGKTSTLEIIEGHRKASSGTVRVFGESPTKRRAVRSRMGIMLQESGFASDLTVSESVRLIGRLTERADTVDRVLGIVDLIRKADTRVSQLSGGEKRRLDFATAIYGRPVLIFLDEPTAGLDIQSRDALWGAVQQLREDGSTIVLTTHYLEEAQQYADRIGLMHRGSFLHQGTVAELTRTLPALIHFSVPPNAPPPPLRSAPVSDGKYLIETFELQADLKRLLDWADSHAVELHGLSAAPTRLDDVFRAINTVPTPS